A region from the Brassica napus cultivar Da-Ae chromosome C8, Da-Ae, whole genome shotgun sequence genome encodes:
- the LOC106364876 gene encoding NDR1/HIN1-like protein 10: MPSPPEEGTQPKTDSGSGPGQTSERDTNQPPPPTAQSQPPQAQTQTQPYPPVMGYPGYSQDPYSNYPNVPYNHQQYAYAQAPPASYYGSSYPAQQNPVYQRPAPSGFFRGILTGLIVLVVLLCISTTITWLVLRPQIPVFSVTSFSVSNFNLTGPVFSAQWTANLTVENPNTKLNGYFDRIQAFIYNQNAIGEDDFLAMAFFQPVSVETKKSASIGETLTAGGKEQPKVPSWVGEEMKKERDTGMVSFDLRMLVWVTFKTDGWSARERGLKVFCGKLKVAFEGGSGNGAVLLPKPLPCLVYV; the protein is encoded by the coding sequence ATGCCTTCTCCTCCGGAAGAAGGAACCCAACCCAAAACCGATTCGGGTTCGGGCCCGGGTCAAACCTCTGAACGTGATACCAATCAACCACCACCTCCTACAGCGCAATCTCAACCGCCGCAAGCACAAACGCAAACGCAGCCATATCCGCCGGTGATGGGATATCCAGGGTACTCCCAAGACCCATACTCAAATTATCCAAACGTCCCTTATAATCACCAACAATACGCCTACGCGCAAGCCCCACCCGCTTCCTATTACGGCTCTTCTTATCCGGCTCAGCAAAATCCGGTTTACCAAAGACCAGCTCCATCCGGTTTCTTCAGAGGAATTCTAACCGGTTTGATCGTTTTAGTCGTTCTCCTATGCATCTCTACGACCATAACTTGGCTTGTCCTCCGTCCTCAAATCCCGGTTTTCTCCGTAACCAGTTTCTCGGTCTCCAATTTCAACCTAACCGGACCGGTTTTCTCCGCTCAATGGACGGCTAATCTCACCGTCGAGAATCCGAACACGAAACTGAATGGATACTTTGATCGAATCCAAGCATTCATCTACAACCAAAACGCGATCGGAGAAGACGACTTTTTGGCGATGGCGTTCTTCCAGCCAGTTTCCGTGGAGACCAAGAAATCAGCTTCCATTGGTGAAACCCTAACGGCAGGAGGGAAAGAACAACCCAAAGTACCGAGTTGGGTCGgagaggagatgaagaaagagagagatactgGAATGGTGTCGTTTGATCTGAGAATGTTGGTTTGGGTTACTTTCAAGACCGATGGTTGGTCGGCGCGTGAGAGAGGGCTTAAAGTGTTTTGTGGGAAGTTGAAAGTTGCGTTTGAAGGAGGATCTGGAAACGGTGCCGTTTTATTGCCTAAGCCTCTTCCTTGTTTGGTTTACGTTTGA
- the LOC106364874 gene encoding NDR1/HIN1-like protein 12, with the protein MSKDCGNHGGGKEAAVRRILTAVIAFIIIVLITIFLVWAILRPTKPRFVLQDATVFAFNLSQPHLLTTNFQITFASRNPNSKIGIYYDRLHVYATYRNQQITLRTAIPPTYQGHKEDNIWSPFVYGTAVPIAPYNSVALGEEQGRGFVGLMIRADGRVRWKVGTLITGKYHIHVRCPAYINLGNKAAGVIVGDNAVKYTLVTKCTVNV; encoded by the coding sequence ATGTCCAAAGACTGCGGTAACCACGGTGGAGGCAAAGAAGCAGCCGTCCGGCGAATCTTAACCGCCGTAATAGCCTTCATCATAATAGTCCTAATCACCATCTTCCTAGTGTGGGCCATACTTAGACCCACCAAGCCAAGATTCGTCCTCCAAGACGCCACAGTCTTCGCCTTCAACCTCTCGCAACCACACCTCCTCACCACAAACTTCCAGATCACATTCGCATCTCGTAACCCGAACTCCAAGATCGGTATCTACTACGATCGTCTCCACGTCTACGCTACGTACCGGAACCAGCAGATAACTCTCCGTACAGCGATCCCTCCAACGTACCAAGGCCACAAAGAGGACAACATCTGGTCTCCGTTCGTTTATGGAACGGCTGTTCCCATCGCTCCGTACAACTCCGTCGCGTTGGGGGAGGAGCAAGGCCGTGGATTCGTAGGGTTGATGATACGCGCTGATGGGCGCGTGAGGTGGAAAGTAGGGACGTTGATCACCGGAAAATATCATATCCATGTTCGGTGTCCGGCTTACATCAATCTTGGAAACAAAGCTGCTGGTGTTATTGTCGGTGACAACGCCGTTAAGTATACGTTGGTTACTAAATGCACTGTGAACGTTTAG